The region TTTTTTTATTTTTAGTATAAATGCGCGTAGACCGGCTTACGACTGTCGTACTTTTAAAATAATGGGTGCTTTTACACGCGGAGTGATCAGTCGTCTCGTAAGCTTTTGATAGGGTTTGCAGTTGCTGCGTTAATTGCCTGAAAACTTATGGTAGCAAGTGCAATAACTAACGCAGTTATTCCGCCTACCGCAAACAACCACCAGCTTATATCAATACGGTAAACGTAATTATGCAGCCATTGGTTCATGTAATACCACGCAATTGGTGCTGCAACCATAAATGCAATACTTATAAGTGTAATAAATTCTTTTGAAAATAAATAAACAATGCTGCCGGCTGTAGCTCCAAGTACTTTCCTGATACCAACTTCTTTAACTCGCTGTACAGCCATGAAGGAGGCCAATCCGTACAACCCCAGGCAACTTAGGAATATGGCTATTGCAGCAAAAAGCTTGTATAAAGCTGCCAATTGACTCTCCTGTTTATAAAAGCTTGCTATCTTTTCGTCTAAAAACTTATACTCATACACAAAGTCAGGAAAGGATTCATCAAATACTTTCTTTATACCCAGTATTGTAGCAGGCATATTTGTTGTTGAAAGCTTTATTCCTGCCTGGTTGTACATGGTATTGTTTGTGGATATGAGCAATGGTGCAAGACCATGACGAAACGACCGGTTATTAAAATCTTTAACTACACCAACTACAACACACTTAATTTGGTCGCTCCAAATACTTATTTCTTTATTAAGTATGTCATTGGCGTTTTTAAGGCCCAAGTTTTTTACTAATGATTCATTTACCAAAAACTCTCTTGTAAGATTAGACGGCCGAAGGTTCCTGCCTGCAATGATTTGTAATTTGTAAGCAGAAACGTAATCGTCGTCGGCAAATTTGGTTATCACCTTAAAGTCTGTTTCTTTGATGGAATGATTAAACCGGATTGTGTTCCATGTGTCACCTCCATTCTCAACCGGAGCATTAGAACTGTAGCTTACTGTTTTTACACCATTTAATTCCAATAATTGATTCTTTAAATAATCAAGCCTGCTAATGCGAAGGCTGTCTACCCGGAAAGGAATATTTATAATTGCTTCTTTATCAAACCCAAGAGGCTGATTCATGAAATAATGCATCTGCTTTACAATGATAAAGGTGGCGATGATAAGTACCTGTGCAACTATAAACTGAAAAGCAACTAAACCTCTTCTAAAAGTAATTCCATTGTTAAATGATATTTTACGTTTTAAAGCATTAATGGGATTGAACCTGGACAAGACAATTGCGGGATAAAACCCCGCAAGAGCCGTAACAACTATGGTCACAAATAAAAGGAACAGGGGCAACTGTGGATCGCTAAATAGGCTTAGTGAAAGGGATAGCTCTAATAAGTGGCTGAGATAAGGTAGTGCAATCAGGGTTATTACGATCGCTAAAATCACCGCGCAAATAACTATTAAAAATGTTTCGGTTAAAAATTGTATTTGCAACTGGACTTTACTACTTCCTAAAACCTTTCGTACACCCACTTCCTTGGCACGATTTACCGCTTGCGCCGTTGATAGGTTGATAAAGTTAACGCAGGCAATTGCCAGGATAAAAGCAGCAATTAACCACAACACATTCAAAAGATTATTACTAACTGTTTTATTACTGTAATTACCTGCTTCTGCGTCATAATGCACCAAATTTAAAGGTTGTAAAATATGACTATCTCTATTAGCCGGCGACTTAACCCTTTTAGAAAAAGTGCCTAGTTCCCTGTTAAAATCATTAATTGTTGCATTACGCGGGAGTAAGACATAGCAACCAAAATTTGATACGGTTGTATTCCAATCGGTAGACTGAGCCAGGTAATTTCCGGTAAATCCTGTTCCGTAAGAAACCACAATTTTCAACTGTAAGTCTGTGTTTGCTGGTATAGAAGATAAAATACCCGATACTTTTAGCACATCTGTACCGTGTTCAAACATAAACCCTCCTGCTTGCAGCTTAATTGTTTTACCAATTGCTGTTCTCCAGTTGCCAAAGTATTTTTCGGCTATCTCTTTCGTAAGTAATACATTGTTAGGGTCTTTAAGTGAGGTGTATGTGCCTGCTAACAGCGGAAAGTCAAACACCTTGAAAAATTCGGGAGTGGTGTAAAATACTCCTTGCTGTTCGTTAAATAACTTTTGGCTACTTGCGTCGTTATTCCCAACCATTAGCTCATCATTCTGGCTCGCAAAAACCGGAACAATCTGTTCTGCCTGTGGAAAAGCAGTTTTCAGTGCTGCCGGCAGCGGAAAGGGGACATCTTTGCCATAGGTAACAGTTGAAGATTCTGTGTGATGGTATTCTGTCAACACTCTATAAATCCTGTCTTTATGTGTGTGAAAGCCGTCAAAGCTTTTTTGATATTGTATAACCGTGAATATGATTGTACAAACAGCAATGCCGACGGCCAGCCCTGTTATATTAATGGCGGTATAACTCTTATTGCGGGTTAGATTACGCCACGCGATTTTTAAATAATTTTTGTACATATAGCTGCGGTTTAATTTCTTCTGAGACCAACTTGGGGTTGTTTCAGGGGTTGAAATTATAGACCCAAACTGTGAATTACTGCCCATGTTATAAGATGGGAGTTCTTTTTTTAGGCTGTTTTTAAAGTCGAGCGGGCTTTTTCCTGTTGCTTGCTTAAAAATACGATTAAAGGTGCTTTGAGAACTGAACCCCGACTCATATGCAATACCCAGGAGTGTTATATGGCTATGAACGGGGCTCTGCATTTTTTTTATCACATCGCTAACGCGATAATCGTTAACAAAATCGTTGAAACTTTTCTTAAAAACCGTGTTAATAACTCGGGATAGGTCATGTGTGCTGAGCCCAACTTTGCCAGCAAGTGTATTAAGGTTCAGGTCCGGGTCTTGATAATATAGGCTTGTTTTCATTGCTTTCTTCAGCTGTAAGCCTTTTTGCTTAAGGTCTAACGGAAGCAATGGCTTTGATCCTGGAGCTGCCTTGGTGTGAATGGCGCTTTGCTGCTTTAAAAATGCGGATACAGCCATCCATATCATTGTAATCCCCAACGTAACACATAGAGAATTGTAAACGTACACTAGTGATTTATAGGGGTGATAGAAATGGTACGCTGTTAAAAGAAGTATATACAATAGCCATTGCAGTGCAAATGCGATTAACAAGCGTTGCAGCCATTTAAATTCATATAGTTGGCGGTCGTTTGCAGCATTAAAGCCAAGATTTTGATAGAATAGCCTGATTTTTATCAATGAGCGGTAAACATAGGCTATTATTAACGCAGCGGTAATTAGTTGTATAGACGGGTTTAGTTGCTTGAATACTAAAGTGTTGTAGATAGCTGCACCAGTAATTAAGCTCTCCCTTATCTGCATTGCTAGGAATAATAATTGTAGCAGCAGAGGAATAAGACATAGGATGTCTTTTTGGCGTAGCTGACAACTTGGTTGGGTTAGTTTAAGTACGTAGAAGTAAACTGACGGACCCAGTGCAGGTAATAATTGTAGTGGAATCCAATTCCAATGTGGAAGGTAAGTCTCTAAACGGAGATCATCGCCTAAAATACCGGCTATCCAACCTATAATGGTAAGTAATGCAAATGCAAGAAAGCGGTTTGCAGTAGTATTTGCATTTTTAATAAACCACAGCAGCAGGAAGAAAATGAATCCGGTAAATACCGTGGCTAAGTAAACAAGGCCAAATAGGTTTATATGGAAAGTATATGTATTCAAGTTGGTTTTTCTTCAATCCAGGTTACTAACAGTCAACTACTAATGTAGCAGAAAATAAGTAGAATGGCTATGAATTGAACAGCAATCTTGAGTTCGTAAAGCTATTAATACACCTGTACAGGAGTTCTTCTAAAGAGAAAGCTTTTAACCTTAGACTACAGTAGCAACATTATCCTGTTGTGCGGCTGCTTCGTTATTATCTTTCAAAGTCGCAGGACGATTGTAACCAAATAACAATCTTTCCTTTATAACAGCAGCAACTTCGGTAGGTACCAGTTCTTCCCACCCTTCAGCACCTTGTTTTATTAACTGTAGTACCTTATCGGTTTCTACACTAAGATTGCTTTCGTTATAATGCCTGATGTCTTCTATTTTGTTATTAGCGATCAGGTATCTGTATAGGTCTATAAGGTGTGGCGGCGGGTAAAACCTGAGGCAGTTCCATATAATGCCATCGCGCAGGGTAGGGTAGATAAAAAGCTTAACCTTGCGGCTAAACAAAGTGGCAAACGATTCCAGAATACCACCCGGCAGATCTTGGTAATGTACTTCCGAGAATATGTATTCCAGGTTAGGATAGCCTAACACCACACCCATCTTAAGCTTGGTGATCTTAGAAAGATAGGCTACTAATTTATAGTACTCGTGGAAATTGGAGATCAATACTGTTTGACCTAATGAACAAAGTATATCAACGCGATCAAGGAAGTCCTTTTCATCTATTTCCGCAAGCGGATCAGCGTCGCGCTCCTTCAAGGCTTGCAACGTAAGCTCGCTGATTACCACCACGTTCGAACTATCAACATCAGCCTCCTGCATAAATTGCTTCACGCCGGTATTCAGCATGTCCAGATGAACGTTGATGAGCGGCCTGAACCTGCCGCGTACCACTACAATATGCTTTTTGTATAATACTTCTGATGGTTGCTGGTTTTTACCGTCCGGGCCAAAAACGGCTGCGTCAGTAAAGCCGTATTTAACCAGGTGAAGGCTCACTAAACGGTTATCTACGTGGGTAAAGTCCGGTCCTTCAAAGCGGATCATGTCTATTTGTATCCGGTCGCGTGACAGATCGTCCATCAACGAGAGCAGGAACACAGGTGGATTATCATTATAGTGGAAGCACGCATAGATCAGGTTTACGCCCAATATACCCACTGCCTGCTGCTGTAGTATATTGTCATTATCCAGCATCTTTACATGCAGCACAACATCGTTGAACGGACCGTTAGGCTTTAGCTGAAAACGTACGCCCATCCAGCCGTGGCCTTCGTTGGTTTTATGGTAATTAAGTGCCGAAGCAGTATCCGAGAAAGCGAAAAATGTAGTGTTATCTCCGCGTTGCGTAGCAAGGCGCTCAATTAACAGATCATATTCGCGCTCCAGCATGGCCATGAGCCGGTTTTCACTTACGTAACGCCGACCCGGCTGTGCACCATAGATTGCATCTGAAAAGACCATATCATAAGCCGACATGGTTTTAGCAATAGTACCTGATGATGCGCCGGCTTTAAAAAAGTTTGCTGCCACGTCCTGACCTGCGCCGATCTCTGCAAAGGAGCCGTAGATACTTGGGTCGAGGTTAATGGCCAGGGCCTTTTGCTTGGTTCCAATATCTTTATTGTGAATGGCTGCCATAATAGCTGTTTAAGTATTGCCTGAATAAATGAACGGGGCTTCCGTTAAAACGCGTAACAGAAGAGAATTTGTACCCGCGTTTTAAAAATATACACGAAATTACGAGTTTATCGCAAAATTTACATCATAATTGTATCACAACTGAACACAGATGATCAATTGAAATCTCCTGTAATTGCTTTAAACCGACCTTATTCATGACAGCAAAAAAAATAAAAGAAAAATTCGCAGATACTGCGGAAGTAGATATTTATATGCAAAAGCTTGATCATCCTTTGAAAGATGTTCTGCAAGCGCTGCGCCAAGTTATCTTGGAGAGTAGTAACGAAATTGGCGAACACATCAAATGGAATTCACCAAGTTTTCTGTTTACAGGTGAAATGTCTCCGTTTGATCCGAAAGAATACAAAAGGTACATCATTGTTTCTAATATGTTGCAAAAGGAATGCGTACGATTGGTTTTCCTTTCTGGTGCAAAATTAAATGACCCCGGACAACTATTAACCGGGAATTACACTGATGGACGGCGTATTGCAATGTTTCATAATCTTGCGGAAGTGAGCGCTAAGAAACAGCAACTGCAACAATTGATCGCACAATGGCTGGAGGTACTAGAGCGTTAGTATTTACTTGCTAACCTATGTTTTAGATATAGTCGTCACAAAGCTGTTACACATAAGTATTCACAGTTAAATAAATTTGTGCTCAGGCAATTTTTCTCAATATTAGCATCTGTAATGCACTAAGTATTTAGTTGCACAAAAAGCACTCAATTAACTGACTTATATGATTAAATCTTTGAAAATAGCGCTGCTTACCCCTACAGTAGCAATTATGGCGCTATCTGCAACCGCGCAAACCGCCGGCCAGCCAAAGCTGGTAGAGAAGGTGGTAAAAAAGGGAACCGAACTGGTGATCCCTTTTGAAAAATATGTTTTACCTAATGGGCTAACAGTTATACTTGCCGAAGATCATTCCGATCCGCTGGTGCATGTAGACGTAACTTACCACGTAGGTTCCGCACGCGAAGAAATTGGTAAGTCGGGTTTCGCGCACTTTTTTGAACACATGATGTTCCAGGGTAGCGATCACGTTGCTAACGGCGATCACTTCAAGATCATCACAGAAGCGGGCGGTACGCTTAATGGTTCAACCAACCGCGACCGTACAAACTATTACGAAACTGTTCCGGCTAACCAGTTGGAGAAAATGCTGTGGCTGGAATCTGACCGCATGGGTTTCCTGCTTGATGCTGTTACTCAGCAAAAATTTGAGGTACAGCGCGCAACAGTAAAGAACGAGCGTGGCCAGAACTATGATAACCGCCCGTACGGTTTAGCCAGCGAATACACCTCTAAAAATCTTTATCCTTATGGTCACCCATATTCATGGTTAACCATCGGGTACATCGAAGAACTGAATAAAGTTGGTGTAAACGACCTGAAAAATTTCTTCCTGCGCTGGTACGGGCCTAACAATGCTACTATTACAATTGGCGGCGATCTTAACCCAAAGCAAACACTTGCATGGGTAACTAAGTATTTCGGCAGCATCCCGCGTGGTCCTGTAGTGAAGAGCGCTTCTTTCCCTGCACCGGTACTTACAGCAGACCGTTATGTGTCTTACACCGACAACTATGCCAAGCTGCCGTTACTGTCCATTACTTATCCCGGTGTAAAGATTTACGACAAGGACATGTCGCCTCTTGATGCATTATCTGAGATAATAGGGCAGGGCCGTAATTCCATATTCTATAAGAACTTTGTTAAGACCCGCAAAGCGGCACAAGCCTCAATGAGCTCGTCTAACACAGAGCTTGCAGGCGAGATCACGCTGCGTGTAGTACCATTCCCGGGACAAACCTTGGCTGACAGCAAGAAGCTGATCGAAGAGTCTTTTGCTGAGTTTGAGAAAACAGGTGTTTCTGATGAAGCGCTTGTCCGTTTCAAAGCAAGTGCAGAGGCCAACTACATCAATGGTTTGGCAAGTGTAAGCGGAAAAGTATCTGAGCTGGCACAAGCCCAATATCTTACCGGTGAGCCTAACCAGATAGGTCGCGAATTAGCGGATATCCGTGCGGTGACCAAAGAAGATGTAATGCGGGTATACAACAAGTATATTAAAGGAAAGCCTGCCGTTATCCTCAGCGTTCTGCCAAAAGGCGGTACTGTACAGGCAGTTGCTCCGGATAACTACACCGTAAACACCGCTGGGTACAAGGCACCTGATTATGGCTACAATGGCTTAACTTACAAAAAGGCTACTGATAATTTCGATCGTGCTGCAAAGCCTGGCGTAGGGCCAAACCCGGCTATAAAGGTACCGGCTATATGGACAGCCAAAACGCCAAACGGTATAGATATCATAGGTACGCAAAATAGCGAAATACCATCTGTATCTATGAACATCTCTATTAAAGGTGGCGGATTGTATGCAGTTCAAAATCCTTCTAAGGCTGGCGTTGCAGGTATTGTGGCCCGTATGATGAACGAGGATACCAAAAACTACACTGCGGAACAGTTTACATCAGAACTTGACAAGTTGGGCAGCAACATCAGTGTGTTTGCCGGTAATGAAGAAATAGCCATCGTCGTATCATCACTTACCAAAAACCTGGCTAAAACAATGACGCTTTTACAGGAGCGCCTGCTGAACCCTAAGTTTACCCAGGACGCACTAGACCGCATCAAGAAACAAACGCTGGAAGGCTTTAAGCAAGCTAAAACGCAGCCTGCTGGTGTAGCCTCTACTGTTTACAGCAAAATACTATACGGTACTGATAACGTGCGTACTTATGCAACAGGCGGAAACGAAGAAACCGTTGCCGGTATAACATTGCAGGATGTACAGGATTATTACGACAAGTACTTCACTCCATCTCAAACTAAGATTGTGGTGGTAGGTGATGTAAATCAGGGTACCGCCCGCGGCAACCTTGCTTTCCTGAATAACTGGGCTGACAAGAAAGTAACTTTACCAACACCTGCTGAAGGCAAAACTTTTGATAAAACAACCCTTTACATTGTTGATATCCCGGGTGCTGCACAATCAGAGATCCGCATTGGTTACCTTGATAAGTTGAATTACGATGCTACTGGTGATTACTATAAATTAGGTATTGCCAACTACATTCTTGGCGGAGCGTTCAACAGCCATATCAACCTTAATTTAAGGGAAAAACGCGGCTGGACCTATGGTGCACGTTCCGGCTTTAGCTCAGGTAAATATGGCGGCGATTTCACCGCTTCTGCAGGTGTACTTGCTACCGCTACAGACAGCTCCGTAGTGGAGTTTATAAAAGAGATCCGCAACTACCAGGCAAGCGGCATTACTGCCGACGAGTTAAAGTTCACTCAAACTTCAATTGGCCAGTCTGACGCGCGCCGTTATGAAACTAACGGACAAAAGGCAGCATTCCTGCAACGTATACAGGATTATGATCTTAAGCCTACCTACGTAGACGAGCAGAGCAAAATATTATCGACCATTACGCCGGCCGAAATAAACCGATTGGCAGCTAAATACCTGAACACCGATAACATGGTGATTTTGGTAGTTGGCGATAAAGCAAGAATATTACCCGGATTGCAAAAACTGGGTTA is a window of Mucilaginibacter terrenus DNA encoding:
- a CDS encoding ABC transporter permease; protein product: MNTYTFHINLFGLVYLATVFTGFIFFLLLWFIKNANTTANRFLAFALLTIIGWIAGILGDDLRLETYLPHWNWIPLQLLPALGPSVYFYVLKLTQPSCQLRQKDILCLIPLLLQLLFLAMQIRESLITGAAIYNTLVFKQLNPSIQLITAALIIAYVYRSLIKIRLFYQNLGFNAANDRQLYEFKWLQRLLIAFALQWLLYILLLTAYHFYHPYKSLVYVYNSLCVTLGITMIWMAVSAFLKQQSAIHTKAAPGSKPLLPLDLKQKGLQLKKAMKTSLYYQDPDLNLNTLAGKVGLSTHDLSRVINTVFKKSFNDFVNDYRVSDVIKKMQSPVHSHITLLGIAYESGFSSQSTFNRIFKQATGKSPLDFKNSLKKELPSYNMGSNSQFGSIISTPETTPSWSQKKLNRSYMYKNYLKIAWRNLTRNKSYTAINITGLAVGIAVCTIIFTVIQYQKSFDGFHTHKDRIYRVLTEYHHTESSTVTYGKDVPFPLPAALKTAFPQAEQIVPVFASQNDELMVGNNDASSQKLFNEQQGVFYTTPEFFKVFDFPLLAGTYTSLKDPNNVLLTKEIAEKYFGNWRTAIGKTIKLQAGGFMFEHGTDVLKVSGILSSIPANTDLQLKIVVSYGTGFTGNYLAQSTDWNTTVSNFGCYVLLPRNATINDFNRELGTFSKRVKSPANRDSHILQPLNLVHYDAEAGNYSNKTVSNNLLNVLWLIAAFILAIACVNFINLSTAQAVNRAKEVGVRKVLGSSKVQLQIQFLTETFLIVICAVILAIVITLIALPYLSHLLELSLSLSLFSDPQLPLFLLFVTIVVTALAGFYPAIVLSRFNPINALKRKISFNNGITFRRGLVAFQFIVAQVLIIATFIIVKQMHYFMNQPLGFDKEAIINIPFRVDSLRISRLDYLKNQLLELNGVKTVSYSSNAPVENGGDTWNTIRFNHSIKETDFKVITKFADDDYVSAYKLQIIAGRNLRPSNLTREFLVNESLVKNLGLKNANDILNKEISIWSDQIKCVVVGVVKDFNNRSFRHGLAPLLISTNNTMYNQAGIKLSTTNMPATILGIKKVFDESFPDFVYEYKFLDEKIASFYKQESQLAALYKLFAAIAIFLSCLGLYGLASFMAVQRVKEVGIRKVLGATAGSIVYLFSKEFITLISIAFMVAAPIAWYYMNQWLHNYVYRIDISWWLFAVGGITALVIALATISFQAINAATANPIKSLRDD
- a CDS encoding TonB-dependent receptor, translating into MAAIHNKDIGTKQKALAINLDPSIYGSFAEIGAGQDVAANFFKAGASSGTIAKTMSAYDMVFSDAIYGAQPGRRYVSENRLMAMLEREYDLLIERLATQRGDNTTFFAFSDTASALNYHKTNEGHGWMGVRFQLKPNGPFNDVVLHVKMLDNDNILQQQAVGILGVNLIYACFHYNDNPPVFLLSLMDDLSRDRIQIDMIRFEGPDFTHVDNRLVSLHLVKYGFTDAAVFGPDGKNQQPSEVLYKKHIVVVRGRFRPLINVHLDMLNTGVKQFMQEADVDSSNVVVISELTLQALKERDADPLAEIDEKDFLDRVDILCSLGQTVLISNFHEYYKLVAYLSKITKLKMGVVLGYPNLEYIFSEVHYQDLPGGILESFATLFSRKVKLFIYPTLRDGIIWNCLRFYPPPHLIDLYRYLIANNKIEDIRHYNESNLSVETDKVLQLIKQGAEGWEELVPTEVAAVIKERLLFGYNRPATLKDNNEAAAQQDNVATVV
- a CDS encoding DUF1801 domain-containing protein gives rise to the protein MTAKKIKEKFADTAEVDIYMQKLDHPLKDVLQALRQVILESSNEIGEHIKWNSPSFLFTGEMSPFDPKEYKRYIIVSNMLQKECVRLVFLSGAKLNDPGQLLTGNYTDGRRIAMFHNLAEVSAKKQQLQQLIAQWLEVLER
- a CDS encoding M16 family metallopeptidase, producing MIKSLKIALLTPTVAIMALSATAQTAGQPKLVEKVVKKGTELVIPFEKYVLPNGLTVILAEDHSDPLVHVDVTYHVGSAREEIGKSGFAHFFEHMMFQGSDHVANGDHFKIITEAGGTLNGSTNRDRTNYYETVPANQLEKMLWLESDRMGFLLDAVTQQKFEVQRATVKNERGQNYDNRPYGLASEYTSKNLYPYGHPYSWLTIGYIEELNKVGVNDLKNFFLRWYGPNNATITIGGDLNPKQTLAWVTKYFGSIPRGPVVKSASFPAPVLTADRYVSYTDNYAKLPLLSITYPGVKIYDKDMSPLDALSEIIGQGRNSIFYKNFVKTRKAAQASMSSSNTELAGEITLRVVPFPGQTLADSKKLIEESFAEFEKTGVSDEALVRFKASAEANYINGLASVSGKVSELAQAQYLTGEPNQIGRELADIRAVTKEDVMRVYNKYIKGKPAVILSVLPKGGTVQAVAPDNYTVNTAGYKAPDYGYNGLTYKKATDNFDRAAKPGVGPNPAIKVPAIWTAKTPNGIDIIGTQNSEIPSVSMNISIKGGGLYAVQNPSKAGVAGIVARMMNEDTKNYTAEQFTSELDKLGSNISVFAGNEEIAIVVSSLTKNLAKTMTLLQERLLNPKFTQDALDRIKKQTLEGFKQAKTQPAGVASTVYSKILYGTDNVRTYATGGNEETVAGITLQDVQDYYDKYFTPSQTKIVVVGDVNQGTARGNLAFLNNWADKKVTLPTPAEGKTFDKTTLYIVDIPGAAQSEIRIGYLDKLNYDATGDYYKLGIANYILGGAFNSHINLNLREKRGWTYGARSGFSSGKYGGDFTASAGVLATATDSSVVEFIKEIRNYQASGITADELKFTQTSIGQSDARRYETNGQKAAFLQRIQDYDLKPTYVDEQSKILSTITPAEINRLAAKYLNTDNMVILVVGDKARILPGLQKLGYPIVELDADGKPKQ